Proteins encoded by one window of Tubulanus polymorphus chromosome 7, tnTubPoly1.2, whole genome shotgun sequence:
- the LOC141908694 gene encoding uncharacterized protein LOC141908694 isoform X6 codes for MAATGEIQYWQLPFPPGWERKWDANSNRYFYINHSNRNTQWDDPRIAISRHIQANRQQQAAAAAHPQPAAQQYFPKTSGHVTTHGMQVINSTDTPLHQLGAANGGDDDDDETSFIQIDEFTFATLKSMFASAPDGALKKCLAKNNNDKEATIRDLKLHGYQETVDNQQQSTSNPAVNRLKREFPSAEQSLIQDVLSSQKLSLAAAARELETNPTKRFPTRTGSIKMETVMRLKSQFPKVDVDIIQAALIAADGNVANARRQLGQLGYASSSQQQQQHSPPKRTTVTSSQAGSSAGSTGASSPAKRVTPSPTPKLQVSETEKKRLTEKFKKQYSELAATIIEMALEVSEFDEAKTHILLKSMSSPEESRTARNRQSSGAGSPAHRATTQSSSPRPASPASASGPDAPASVTAVNVSFPTPENRPSSSSSDYPGISESTSSSRPNTANSLISRRTPSPVNINRDKTHTASGPIRVDVLVTDLDGYRSENRSAANGPDPTLPKGPDRDLLIEHYVEVQGHQSSLAKGANHALVSGPSGAVGRDPSLVSGHNAELAEGAHAASADFRSD; via the exons ATGGCTGCGACTGGTGAGATTCAGTACTGGCAACTCCCTTTTCCACCGGGATGGGAAAGAAAATGGGACGCGAATTCGAACAGATA TTTTTATATCAATCATTCGAATCGCAACACGCAATGGGACGATCCTCGAATAGCTATCTCAAGACATATACAG GCCAATCGGCAGCAGCAGGCCGCAGCAGCTGCACACCCTCAACCCGCTGCTCAGCAATATTTCCCCAAAACATCCGGACATGTTACAACTCACGGAATGCAGGTAATCAAT tcgACAGACACTCCTCTTCACCAGTTGGGGGCTGCAAATGGCGgagatgacgatgacgat gAAACAAGTTTCATTCAAATTGACGAATTCACTTTCGCGACGCTGAAATCGATGTTCGCTTCGGCACCAGATGGCGCCTTGAAAAAATGTCTCGCCAA GAATAATAACGATAAAGAAGCTACGATCAGAGATCTAAAGTTGCACGGATACCAGGAGACCGTCGACAACCAGCAACAATCGACGTCGAACCCGGCGGTGAATAGATTAAAACGGGAATTCCCGTCTGCCGAGCAGTCGCTGATACAGGACGTGTTATCCTC gcaGAAATTGTCGTTAGCCGCCGCCGCTCGAGAACTCGAAACGAATCCGACGAAGCGATTCCCGACGCGTACCGGATCTATTAAGATGGAAACCGTGATGCGTTTGAAGTCTCAGTTTCCTAAAGTCGATGTCGATATCATTCAAGCAGCTCTGATCGC TGCTGATGGTAATGTGGCTAATGCTCGTAGACAACTTGGACAACTTGGGTATGCTAGCAGtagccagcagcagcagcagcatagCCCTCCTAAGAGAACCACTGTCACCTCTTCACAAGCTGG aTCTTCAGCGGGTTCGACCGGAGCCAGTTCTCCTGCGAAGCGCGTGACACCGAGTCCGACTCCGAAACTGCAAGTTTCTGAAACCGAGAAGAAAAGAT TGACAGAGAAGTTTAAGAAACAGTACAGTGAACTGGCTGCTACAATAATTGAAATGGCTCTGGAAGTTTCTGAGTTCGACGAAGCGAAGACTCATATCTTATTGAAATCAATGAGTAGTCCTGAAGAGAGCAG gaCTGCACGGAATAGACAGTCATCCGGAGCCGGTAGCCCAGCGCACCGCGCAACTACCCAGTCATCTTCACCGCGACCAGCTTCGCCAGCCTCGGCTTCGGGACCAG ATGCACCGGCTTCAGTAACAGCGGTTAATGTTTCATTTCCAACACCGGAAAATAGACCCAG TTCTTCGTCGTCTGATTATCCGGGTATCTCTGAATCGACGAGCTCCAGTCGTCCGAATACTGCTAATTCACTGATATCAAGACGCACTCCTTCACCTGTTAATATCAACAGAGATAAAACACACACGGCTTCAGG ACCTATTCGTGTTGATGTGCTCGTAACTGATTTAGATGGCTATAGATCTGAAAACAGAAGTGCAGCTAACGGACCGGATCCTACTCTACCTAAAGGTCCCGATAGAGATCTACTCAT CGAACATTACGTCGAGGTTCAAGGTCACCAGTCGAGTTTAGCGAAGGGTGCGAATCACGCTCTCGTTAGCGGTCCGTCTGGAGCGGTCGGTCGCGACCCGTCGCTCGTCAGCGGTCACAACGCCGAACTCGCCGAGGGAGCTCACGCGGCGTCTGCAGATTTTCGCAGTGATTGA
- the LOC141908694 gene encoding uncharacterized protein LOC141908694 isoform X7: MAATGEIQYWQLPFPPGWERKWDANSNRYFYINHSNRNTQWDDPRIAISRHIQANRQQQAAAAAHPQPAAQQYFPKTSGHVTTHGMQVINSTDTPLHQLGAANGGDDDDDETSFIQIDEFTFATLKSMFASAPDGALKKCLAKNNNDKEATIRDLKLHGYQETVDNQQQSTSNPAVNRLKREFPSAEQSLIQDVLSSCNNYESEARKNLRQMFEAEGVMQQSPSVPVSLIQKRLAAADGNVANARRQLGQLGYASSSQQQQQHSPPKRTTVTSSQAGSSAGSTGASSPAKRVTPSPTPKLQVSETEKKRLTEKFKKQYSELAATIIEMALEVSEFDEAKTHILLKSMSSPEESRTARNRQSSGAGSPAHRATTQSSSPRPASPASASGPDAPASVTAVNVSFPTPENRPSSSSSDYPGISESTSSSRPNTANSLISRRTPSPVNINRDKTHTASGPIRVDVLVTDLDGYRSENRSAANGPDPTLPKGPDRDLLIEHYVEVQGHQSSLAKGANHALVSGPSGAVGRDPSLVSGHNAELAEGAHAASADFRSD, translated from the exons ATGGCTGCGACTGGTGAGATTCAGTACTGGCAACTCCCTTTTCCACCGGGATGGGAAAGAAAATGGGACGCGAATTCGAACAGATA TTTTTATATCAATCATTCGAATCGCAACACGCAATGGGACGATCCTCGAATAGCTATCTCAAGACATATACAG GCCAATCGGCAGCAGCAGGCCGCAGCAGCTGCACACCCTCAACCCGCTGCTCAGCAATATTTCCCCAAAACATCCGGACATGTTACAACTCACGGAATGCAGGTAATCAAT tcgACAGACACTCCTCTTCACCAGTTGGGGGCTGCAAATGGCGgagatgacgatgacgat gAAACAAGTTTCATTCAAATTGACGAATTCACTTTCGCGACGCTGAAATCGATGTTCGCTTCGGCACCAGATGGCGCCTTGAAAAAATGTCTCGCCAA GAATAATAACGATAAAGAAGCTACGATCAGAGATCTAAAGTTGCACGGATACCAGGAGACCGTCGACAACCAGCAACAATCGACGTCGAACCCGGCGGTGAATAGATTAAAACGGGAATTCCCGTCTGCCGAGCAGTCGCTGATACAGGACGTGTTATCCTC GTGTAACAACTATGAAAGTGAAGCTCGCAAGAATCTTCGTCAGATGTTTGAAGCTGAAGGCGTAATGCAGCAGAGTCCTTCTGTGCCAGTTTCACTGATTCAAAAACGTCTGGCAGC TGCTGATGGTAATGTGGCTAATGCTCGTAGACAACTTGGACAACTTGGGTATGCTAGCAGtagccagcagcagcagcagcatagCCCTCCTAAGAGAACCACTGTCACCTCTTCACAAGCTGG aTCTTCAGCGGGTTCGACCGGAGCCAGTTCTCCTGCGAAGCGCGTGACACCGAGTCCGACTCCGAAACTGCAAGTTTCTGAAACCGAGAAGAAAAGAT TGACAGAGAAGTTTAAGAAACAGTACAGTGAACTGGCTGCTACAATAATTGAAATGGCTCTGGAAGTTTCTGAGTTCGACGAAGCGAAGACTCATATCTTATTGAAATCAATGAGTAGTCCTGAAGAGAGCAG gaCTGCACGGAATAGACAGTCATCCGGAGCCGGTAGCCCAGCGCACCGCGCAACTACCCAGTCATCTTCACCGCGACCAGCTTCGCCAGCCTCGGCTTCGGGACCAG ATGCACCGGCTTCAGTAACAGCGGTTAATGTTTCATTTCCAACACCGGAAAATAGACCCAG TTCTTCGTCGTCTGATTATCCGGGTATCTCTGAATCGACGAGCTCCAGTCGTCCGAATACTGCTAATTCACTGATATCAAGACGCACTCCTTCACCTGTTAATATCAACAGAGATAAAACACACACGGCTTCAGG ACCTATTCGTGTTGATGTGCTCGTAACTGATTTAGATGGCTATAGATCTGAAAACAGAAGTGCAGCTAACGGACCGGATCCTACTCTACCTAAAGGTCCCGATAGAGATCTACTCAT CGAACATTACGTCGAGGTTCAAGGTCACCAGTCGAGTTTAGCGAAGGGTGCGAATCACGCTCTCGTTAGCGGTCCGTCTGGAGCGGTCGGTCGCGACCCGTCGCTCGTCAGCGGTCACAACGCCGAACTCGCCGAGGGAGCTCACGCGGCGTCTGCAGATTTTCGCAGTGATTGA
- the LOC141908694 gene encoding uncharacterized protein LOC141908694 isoform X1 — protein sequence MAATGEIQYWQLPFPPGWERKWDANSNRYFYINHSNRNTQWDDPRIAISRHIQANRQQQAAAAAHPQPAAQQYFPKTSGHVTTHGMQVINSTDTPLHQLGAANGGDDDDDETSFIQIDEFTFATLKSMFASAPDGALKKCLAKNNNDKEATIRDLKLHGYQETVDNQQQSTSNPAVNRLKREFPSAEQSLIQDVLSSCNNYESEARKNLRQMFEAEGVMQQSPSVPVSLIQKRLAANNNSESDTMKSLRSNPWYADQGSSAAKGSSAMPSGKLINSTWKRFNLSQYSNITNAYVVNDIFEGCGFDDSKTRAKLRKLNSLSGELKSRFPLESLDMINTVLYVQKLSLAAAARELETNPTKRFPTRTGSIKMETVMRLKSQFPKVDVDIIQAALIAADGNVANARRQLGQLGYASSSQQQQQHSPPKRTTVTSSQAGSSAGSTGASSPAKRVTPSPTPKLQVSETEKKRLTEKFKKQYSELAATIIEMALEVSEFDEAKTHILLKSMSSPEESRTARNRQSSGAGSPAHRATTQSSSPRPASPASASGPDAPASVTAVNVSFPTPENRPSSSSSDYPGISESTSSSRPNTANSLISRRTPSPVNINRDKTHTASGPIRVDVLVTDLDGYRSENRSAANGPDPTLPKGPDRDLLIEHYVEVQGHQSSLAKGANHALVSGPSGAVGRDPSLVSGHNAELAEGAHAASADFRSD from the exons ATGGCTGCGACTGGTGAGATTCAGTACTGGCAACTCCCTTTTCCACCGGGATGGGAAAGAAAATGGGACGCGAATTCGAACAGATA TTTTTATATCAATCATTCGAATCGCAACACGCAATGGGACGATCCTCGAATAGCTATCTCAAGACATATACAG GCCAATCGGCAGCAGCAGGCCGCAGCAGCTGCACACCCTCAACCCGCTGCTCAGCAATATTTCCCCAAAACATCCGGACATGTTACAACTCACGGAATGCAGGTAATCAAT tcgACAGACACTCCTCTTCACCAGTTGGGGGCTGCAAATGGCGgagatgacgatgacgat gAAACAAGTTTCATTCAAATTGACGAATTCACTTTCGCGACGCTGAAATCGATGTTCGCTTCGGCACCAGATGGCGCCTTGAAAAAATGTCTCGCCAA GAATAATAACGATAAAGAAGCTACGATCAGAGATCTAAAGTTGCACGGATACCAGGAGACCGTCGACAACCAGCAACAATCGACGTCGAACCCGGCGGTGAATAGATTAAAACGGGAATTCCCGTCTGCCGAGCAGTCGCTGATACAGGACGTGTTATCCTC GTGTAACAACTATGAAAGTGAAGCTCGCAAGAATCTTCGTCAGATGTTTGAAGCTGAAGGCGTAATGCAGCAGAGTCCTTCTGTGCCAGTTTCACTGATTCAAAAACGTCTGGCAGC GAATAATAACAGTGAGTCGGACACGATGAAGAGTCTACGGTCTAATCCGTGGTACGCTGATCAGGGCAGCTCCGCCGCGAAGGGTAGCTCCGCCATGCCGTCCGGAAAACTGATTAACAGTACTTGGAAACGTTTCAATCTCTCGCAATATTCTAATATAACAAACGCGTACGTCGTAAACGACATATTTGAAGG TTGTGGATTCGATGATTCGAAAACTCGAGCTAAATTGCGTAAATTGAACAGTCTATCGGGAGAGTTGAAGAGTAGATTCCCTTTAGAGTCATTGGATATGATCAATACTGTCTTATATGT gcaGAAATTGTCGTTAGCCGCCGCCGCTCGAGAACTCGAAACGAATCCGACGAAGCGATTCCCGACGCGTACCGGATCTATTAAGATGGAAACCGTGATGCGTTTGAAGTCTCAGTTTCCTAAAGTCGATGTCGATATCATTCAAGCAGCTCTGATCGC TGCTGATGGTAATGTGGCTAATGCTCGTAGACAACTTGGACAACTTGGGTATGCTAGCAGtagccagcagcagcagcagcatagCCCTCCTAAGAGAACCACTGTCACCTCTTCACAAGCTGG aTCTTCAGCGGGTTCGACCGGAGCCAGTTCTCCTGCGAAGCGCGTGACACCGAGTCCGACTCCGAAACTGCAAGTTTCTGAAACCGAGAAGAAAAGAT TGACAGAGAAGTTTAAGAAACAGTACAGTGAACTGGCTGCTACAATAATTGAAATGGCTCTGGAAGTTTCTGAGTTCGACGAAGCGAAGACTCATATCTTATTGAAATCAATGAGTAGTCCTGAAGAGAGCAG gaCTGCACGGAATAGACAGTCATCCGGAGCCGGTAGCCCAGCGCACCGCGCAACTACCCAGTCATCTTCACCGCGACCAGCTTCGCCAGCCTCGGCTTCGGGACCAG ATGCACCGGCTTCAGTAACAGCGGTTAATGTTTCATTTCCAACACCGGAAAATAGACCCAG TTCTTCGTCGTCTGATTATCCGGGTATCTCTGAATCGACGAGCTCCAGTCGTCCGAATACTGCTAATTCACTGATATCAAGACGCACTCCTTCACCTGTTAATATCAACAGAGATAAAACACACACGGCTTCAGG ACCTATTCGTGTTGATGTGCTCGTAACTGATTTAGATGGCTATAGATCTGAAAACAGAAGTGCAGCTAACGGACCGGATCCTACTCTACCTAAAGGTCCCGATAGAGATCTACTCAT CGAACATTACGTCGAGGTTCAAGGTCACCAGTCGAGTTTAGCGAAGGGTGCGAATCACGCTCTCGTTAGCGGTCCGTCTGGAGCGGTCGGTCGCGACCCGTCGCTCGTCAGCGGTCACAACGCCGAACTCGCCGAGGGAGCTCACGCGGCGTCTGCAGATTTTCGCAGTGATTGA
- the LOC141908694 gene encoding uncharacterized protein LOC141908694 isoform X2 — translation MAATGEIQYWQLPFPPGWERKWDANSNRYFYINHSNRNTQWDDPRIAISRHIQANRQQQAAAAAHPQPAAQQYFPKTSGHVTTHGMQSTDTPLHQLGAANGGDDDDDETSFIQIDEFTFATLKSMFASAPDGALKKCLAKNNNDKEATIRDLKLHGYQETVDNQQQSTSNPAVNRLKREFPSAEQSLIQDVLSSCNNYESEARKNLRQMFEAEGVMQQSPSVPVSLIQKRLAANNNSESDTMKSLRSNPWYADQGSSAAKGSSAMPSGKLINSTWKRFNLSQYSNITNAYVVNDIFEGCGFDDSKTRAKLRKLNSLSGELKSRFPLESLDMINTVLYVQKLSLAAAARELETNPTKRFPTRTGSIKMETVMRLKSQFPKVDVDIIQAALIAADGNVANARRQLGQLGYASSSQQQQQHSPPKRTTVTSSQAGSSAGSTGASSPAKRVTPSPTPKLQVSETEKKRLTEKFKKQYSELAATIIEMALEVSEFDEAKTHILLKSMSSPEESRTARNRQSSGAGSPAHRATTQSSSPRPASPASASGPDAPASVTAVNVSFPTPENRPSSSSSDYPGISESTSSSRPNTANSLISRRTPSPVNINRDKTHTASGPIRVDVLVTDLDGYRSENRSAANGPDPTLPKGPDRDLLIEHYVEVQGHQSSLAKGANHALVSGPSGAVGRDPSLVSGHNAELAEGAHAASADFRSD, via the exons ATGGCTGCGACTGGTGAGATTCAGTACTGGCAACTCCCTTTTCCACCGGGATGGGAAAGAAAATGGGACGCGAATTCGAACAGATA TTTTTATATCAATCATTCGAATCGCAACACGCAATGGGACGATCCTCGAATAGCTATCTCAAGACATATACAG GCCAATCGGCAGCAGCAGGCCGCAGCAGCTGCACACCCTCAACCCGCTGCTCAGCAATATTTCCCCAAAACATCCGGACATGTTACAACTCACGGAATGCAG tcgACAGACACTCCTCTTCACCAGTTGGGGGCTGCAAATGGCGgagatgacgatgacgat gAAACAAGTTTCATTCAAATTGACGAATTCACTTTCGCGACGCTGAAATCGATGTTCGCTTCGGCACCAGATGGCGCCTTGAAAAAATGTCTCGCCAA GAATAATAACGATAAAGAAGCTACGATCAGAGATCTAAAGTTGCACGGATACCAGGAGACCGTCGACAACCAGCAACAATCGACGTCGAACCCGGCGGTGAATAGATTAAAACGGGAATTCCCGTCTGCCGAGCAGTCGCTGATACAGGACGTGTTATCCTC GTGTAACAACTATGAAAGTGAAGCTCGCAAGAATCTTCGTCAGATGTTTGAAGCTGAAGGCGTAATGCAGCAGAGTCCTTCTGTGCCAGTTTCACTGATTCAAAAACGTCTGGCAGC GAATAATAACAGTGAGTCGGACACGATGAAGAGTCTACGGTCTAATCCGTGGTACGCTGATCAGGGCAGCTCCGCCGCGAAGGGTAGCTCCGCCATGCCGTCCGGAAAACTGATTAACAGTACTTGGAAACGTTTCAATCTCTCGCAATATTCTAATATAACAAACGCGTACGTCGTAAACGACATATTTGAAGG TTGTGGATTCGATGATTCGAAAACTCGAGCTAAATTGCGTAAATTGAACAGTCTATCGGGAGAGTTGAAGAGTAGATTCCCTTTAGAGTCATTGGATATGATCAATACTGTCTTATATGT gcaGAAATTGTCGTTAGCCGCCGCCGCTCGAGAACTCGAAACGAATCCGACGAAGCGATTCCCGACGCGTACCGGATCTATTAAGATGGAAACCGTGATGCGTTTGAAGTCTCAGTTTCCTAAAGTCGATGTCGATATCATTCAAGCAGCTCTGATCGC TGCTGATGGTAATGTGGCTAATGCTCGTAGACAACTTGGACAACTTGGGTATGCTAGCAGtagccagcagcagcagcagcatagCCCTCCTAAGAGAACCACTGTCACCTCTTCACAAGCTGG aTCTTCAGCGGGTTCGACCGGAGCCAGTTCTCCTGCGAAGCGCGTGACACCGAGTCCGACTCCGAAACTGCAAGTTTCTGAAACCGAGAAGAAAAGAT TGACAGAGAAGTTTAAGAAACAGTACAGTGAACTGGCTGCTACAATAATTGAAATGGCTCTGGAAGTTTCTGAGTTCGACGAAGCGAAGACTCATATCTTATTGAAATCAATGAGTAGTCCTGAAGAGAGCAG gaCTGCACGGAATAGACAGTCATCCGGAGCCGGTAGCCCAGCGCACCGCGCAACTACCCAGTCATCTTCACCGCGACCAGCTTCGCCAGCCTCGGCTTCGGGACCAG ATGCACCGGCTTCAGTAACAGCGGTTAATGTTTCATTTCCAACACCGGAAAATAGACCCAG TTCTTCGTCGTCTGATTATCCGGGTATCTCTGAATCGACGAGCTCCAGTCGTCCGAATACTGCTAATTCACTGATATCAAGACGCACTCCTTCACCTGTTAATATCAACAGAGATAAAACACACACGGCTTCAGG ACCTATTCGTGTTGATGTGCTCGTAACTGATTTAGATGGCTATAGATCTGAAAACAGAAGTGCAGCTAACGGACCGGATCCTACTCTACCTAAAGGTCCCGATAGAGATCTACTCAT CGAACATTACGTCGAGGTTCAAGGTCACCAGTCGAGTTTAGCGAAGGGTGCGAATCACGCTCTCGTTAGCGGTCCGTCTGGAGCGGTCGGTCGCGACCCGTCGCTCGTCAGCGGTCACAACGCCGAACTCGCCGAGGGAGCTCACGCGGCGTCTGCAGATTTTCGCAGTGATTGA
- the LOC141908694 gene encoding uncharacterized protein LOC141908694 isoform X3 codes for MAATGEIQYWQLPFPPGWERKWDANSNRYFYINHSNRNTQWDDPRIAISRHIQSTDTPLHQLGAANGGDDDDDETSFIQIDEFTFATLKSMFASAPDGALKKCLAKNNNDKEATIRDLKLHGYQETVDNQQQSTSNPAVNRLKREFPSAEQSLIQDVLSSCNNYESEARKNLRQMFEAEGVMQQSPSVPVSLIQKRLAANNNSESDTMKSLRSNPWYADQGSSAAKGSSAMPSGKLINSTWKRFNLSQYSNITNAYVVNDIFEGCGFDDSKTRAKLRKLNSLSGELKSRFPLESLDMINTVLYVQKLSLAAAARELETNPTKRFPTRTGSIKMETVMRLKSQFPKVDVDIIQAALIAADGNVANARRQLGQLGYASSSQQQQQHSPPKRTTVTSSQAGSSAGSTGASSPAKRVTPSPTPKLQVSETEKKRLTEKFKKQYSELAATIIEMALEVSEFDEAKTHILLKSMSSPEESRTARNRQSSGAGSPAHRATTQSSSPRPASPASASGPDAPASVTAVNVSFPTPENRPSSSSSDYPGISESTSSSRPNTANSLISRRTPSPVNINRDKTHTASGPIRVDVLVTDLDGYRSENRSAANGPDPTLPKGPDRDLLIEHYVEVQGHQSSLAKGANHALVSGPSGAVGRDPSLVSGHNAELAEGAHAASADFRSD; via the exons ATGGCTGCGACTGGTGAGATTCAGTACTGGCAACTCCCTTTTCCACCGGGATGGGAAAGAAAATGGGACGCGAATTCGAACAGATA TTTTTATATCAATCATTCGAATCGCAACACGCAATGGGACGATCCTCGAATAGCTATCTCAAGACATATACAG tcgACAGACACTCCTCTTCACCAGTTGGGGGCTGCAAATGGCGgagatgacgatgacgat gAAACAAGTTTCATTCAAATTGACGAATTCACTTTCGCGACGCTGAAATCGATGTTCGCTTCGGCACCAGATGGCGCCTTGAAAAAATGTCTCGCCAA GAATAATAACGATAAAGAAGCTACGATCAGAGATCTAAAGTTGCACGGATACCAGGAGACCGTCGACAACCAGCAACAATCGACGTCGAACCCGGCGGTGAATAGATTAAAACGGGAATTCCCGTCTGCCGAGCAGTCGCTGATACAGGACGTGTTATCCTC GTGTAACAACTATGAAAGTGAAGCTCGCAAGAATCTTCGTCAGATGTTTGAAGCTGAAGGCGTAATGCAGCAGAGTCCTTCTGTGCCAGTTTCACTGATTCAAAAACGTCTGGCAGC GAATAATAACAGTGAGTCGGACACGATGAAGAGTCTACGGTCTAATCCGTGGTACGCTGATCAGGGCAGCTCCGCCGCGAAGGGTAGCTCCGCCATGCCGTCCGGAAAACTGATTAACAGTACTTGGAAACGTTTCAATCTCTCGCAATATTCTAATATAACAAACGCGTACGTCGTAAACGACATATTTGAAGG TTGTGGATTCGATGATTCGAAAACTCGAGCTAAATTGCGTAAATTGAACAGTCTATCGGGAGAGTTGAAGAGTAGATTCCCTTTAGAGTCATTGGATATGATCAATACTGTCTTATATGT gcaGAAATTGTCGTTAGCCGCCGCCGCTCGAGAACTCGAAACGAATCCGACGAAGCGATTCCCGACGCGTACCGGATCTATTAAGATGGAAACCGTGATGCGTTTGAAGTCTCAGTTTCCTAAAGTCGATGTCGATATCATTCAAGCAGCTCTGATCGC TGCTGATGGTAATGTGGCTAATGCTCGTAGACAACTTGGACAACTTGGGTATGCTAGCAGtagccagcagcagcagcagcatagCCCTCCTAAGAGAACCACTGTCACCTCTTCACAAGCTGG aTCTTCAGCGGGTTCGACCGGAGCCAGTTCTCCTGCGAAGCGCGTGACACCGAGTCCGACTCCGAAACTGCAAGTTTCTGAAACCGAGAAGAAAAGAT TGACAGAGAAGTTTAAGAAACAGTACAGTGAACTGGCTGCTACAATAATTGAAATGGCTCTGGAAGTTTCTGAGTTCGACGAAGCGAAGACTCATATCTTATTGAAATCAATGAGTAGTCCTGAAGAGAGCAG gaCTGCACGGAATAGACAGTCATCCGGAGCCGGTAGCCCAGCGCACCGCGCAACTACCCAGTCATCTTCACCGCGACCAGCTTCGCCAGCCTCGGCTTCGGGACCAG ATGCACCGGCTTCAGTAACAGCGGTTAATGTTTCATTTCCAACACCGGAAAATAGACCCAG TTCTTCGTCGTCTGATTATCCGGGTATCTCTGAATCGACGAGCTCCAGTCGTCCGAATACTGCTAATTCACTGATATCAAGACGCACTCCTTCACCTGTTAATATCAACAGAGATAAAACACACACGGCTTCAGG ACCTATTCGTGTTGATGTGCTCGTAACTGATTTAGATGGCTATAGATCTGAAAACAGAAGTGCAGCTAACGGACCGGATCCTACTCTACCTAAAGGTCCCGATAGAGATCTACTCAT CGAACATTACGTCGAGGTTCAAGGTCACCAGTCGAGTTTAGCGAAGGGTGCGAATCACGCTCTCGTTAGCGGTCCGTCTGGAGCGGTCGGTCGCGACCCGTCGCTCGTCAGCGGTCACAACGCCGAACTCGCCGAGGGAGCTCACGCGGCGTCTGCAGATTTTCGCAGTGATTGA